A part of Miscanthus floridulus cultivar M001 chromosome 6, ASM1932011v1, whole genome shotgun sequence genomic DNA contains:
- the LOC136459219 gene encoding metacaspase-5-like, which yields MGGRKLALLVGINYPGTKAELKGCYNDVDRMRRCLVDRFGFDEADIRVLTDADRSAPQPTGANIRRALARLVGDARPGDFLFFHYSGHGTRLPAETGQHDDTGYDECIVPCDMNLITDQDFRELVQKVPEGCLFTIVSDSCHSGGLLDSAKEQIGNSTRQNKTQSREPDERPHSGSGSGFRSFLKETARDLLESEGIHIPHSHHGGDNQDDAYAQPTGDGRTKNRSLPLSTLIEMLKEQTGKDDIDVGSIRMTLFNIFGDDASPKIKKFMKVMLGKFHQDESGEHGSGGGVLGMVGALAQEFLKAKLEGNEEEAFKPALEQEVHSVDEVYAGTKAWAPNNGILISGCQTNQTSADATTPQGVSFGALSNAIQTILEGKHGKVTNKDLVMKARELLSKQGYTQQPGLYCSDEHVHVAFIC from the exons ATGGGCGGCCGCAAGCTCGCGCTGCTGGTGGGCATCAACTACCCAGGCACCAAGGCCGAGCTCAAGGGCTGCTACAACGACGTCGACCGCATGCGCCGCTGCCTCGTCGACCGCTTCGGCTTCGACGAGGCCGACATCCGGGTCCTCACCGACGCCGACCGCTCCGCTCCGCAGCCCACGGGGGCCAACATCCGCCGCGCCCTCGCCCGCCTCGTCGGGGATGCCCGCCCCGGGGACTTCCTCTTCTTCCACTACAGCGGGCACGGCACGCGGCTCCCCGCCGAGACGGGGCAGCACGACGACACCGGGTACGATGAGTGCATCGTGCCCTGCGACATGAACCTCATCACAG ATCAGGATTTCCGGGAACTCGTGCAGAAGGTCCCTGAGGGCTGCCTATTCACCATCGTCTCTGACTCTTGCCATAGTGGTGGCCTGCTGGACAGTGCTAAGGAGCAGATAGGTAATAGCACCAGGCAGAATAAGACCCAGTCCCGTGAACCTGATGAGCGTCCGCATTCTGGTTCTGGCAGCGGCTTCCGGTCATTTCTCAAAGAGACTGCCCGTGATTTGTTAGAGTCTGAGGGGATTCACATCCCTCATAGCCACCATGGGGGTGATAACCAGGACGACGCTTACGCACAGCCAACTGGAGATGGCCGCACCAAAAACCGCTCCCTACCACTCTCGACTCTGATAGAGATGCTCAAGGAACAAACTGGGAAGGATGACATTGATGTGGGTTCAATCCGGATGACGCTGTTCAACATCTTTGGCGATGATGCCAGCCCAAAGATCAAGAAGTTCATGAAGGTCATGCTCGGAAAGTTCCACCAGGACGAGTCAGGTGAGcatggcagtggtggtggtgtCCTGGGCATGGTTGGTGCCCTCGCTCAGGAGTTCTTGAAGGCTAAGCTCGAAGGGAATGAGGAAGAGGCTTTCAAGCCAGCATTAGAGCAAGAGGTTCACAGTGTTGATGAGGTGTATGCCGGGACCAAGGCCTGGGCACCAAACAATGGCATTCTGATCAGTGGGTGCCAGACTAACCAAACATCAGCGGATGCAACCACACCGCAGGGTGTCTCATTTGGTGCTCTGAGCAATGCTATCCAGACCATTCTTGAAGGCAAGCACGGGAAGGTGACAAATAAGGATCTCGTGATGAAAGCACGTGAGCTGCTGTCCAAGCAAGGGTACACTCAACAGCCTGGGTTATACTGCAGCGATGAACATGTTCATGTTGCTTTCATATGCTAA
- the LOC136459220 gene encoding phosphoglycerate kinase, cytosolic-like isoform X1 yields MASALAPASFSLARPAVRRAVASAGPGATLRRTGLAAACPPERSLGSHSLGASAGDDPRLAIHVASRCRSASSAGWGTRAAATMAKKSVGDLAAADLEGKRVLVRADLNVPLDDSQNITDDTRVRAAIPTIKYLINNGARVILASHLGRPKGVTTKFSLAPLVPRLSELLGIQVQKADDVVGPEVEKLVSALPNGNVVLLENVRFYKEEEKNDPEFAKKVASLADIYVNDAFGTAHRAHASTEGVTKFLKPSVAGFLLQKVYLFSFLIFYIHKIKSQELDYLVGAVSNPKRPFAAIIGGSKVSSKIGVIESLLEKCDILLLGGGMIFTFYKAQGYSIGSSLVEDDKLELATSLLKKAKEKGVSLMLPIDVVIADKFAPDASSQVVPASAIPDAWMGLDIGPDSISAFSSALETTQTVIWNGPMGVFEFDKFAVGTKAIAKKLAELSGKGVSTIIGGGDTVAAVEKAGVADSMSHISTGGGASLELLEGKELPGVAALDEA; encoded by the exons ATGGCGTCGGCGTTAGCGCCGGCCTCTTTCTCCCTGGCTCGCCCGGCGGTCCGCCGGGCCGTGGCCTCGGCCGGCCCCGGCGCGACGCTACGCCGAACGGGCCTCGCCGCCGCGTGCCCGCCGGAGCGGTCGCTGGGCTCCCATTCCCTGGGCGCTAGCGCTGGCGACGACCCGCGGCTGGCGATCCACGTTGCTTCGCGCTGCCGCTCTGCGTCGTCGGCCGGGTGGGGGACGCGCGCCGCGGCGACGATGGCCAAGAAGAGCGTCGGCGATCTCGCCGCGGCGGACCTCGAGGGGAAACGCGTGCTCGTGCGCGCCGACCTCAACGTGCCCCTCGACgacagccagaacatcaccgacgATACCCGCGTCCGCGCCGCCATCCCAACCATCAAGTACCTCATTAACAACGGCGCCAGGGTCATCCTCGCCAGTCACCTG GGTCGCCCTAAGGGTGTTACTACCAAGTTTAGCTTGGCTCCCCTTGTACCAAGGTTGTCTGAACTTCTAGGTATACAG GTGCAAAAGGCAGATGATGTTGTTGGACCAGAAGTTGAGAAATTGGTGTCTGCACTGCCAAATGGTAATGTTGTGCTCCTTGAAAATGTTAGATTCTACAAGGAGGAAGAAAAGAATGACCCAGAGTTTGCAAAGAAGGTTGCCTCCTTAGCAGATATTTATGTGAACGATGCCTTTGGAACCGCTCACAGAGCACATGCGTCAACTGAGGGAGTTACCAAGTTCTTGAAGCCCTCTGTGGCAGGGTTCCTTTTGCAGAAG GTCTACCTCTTCAGTTTCCTGATCTTCTACATACACAAAATAAAATCGCAGGAGCTTGATTACCTTGTAGGAGCCGTTTCAAACCCTAAACGACCATTTGCTGCTATTATTGGTGGCTCCAAAGTGTCATCTAAGATCGGAGTTATTGAATCACTACTGGAGAAATGTGACATCCTTCTCTTGGGTGGTGGTATGATCTTCACGTTTTACAAGGCACAAGGATACTCAATAGGTTCTTCCTTGGTTGAAGATGACAAGCTTGAGCTTGCGACCTCTCTCCTTAAAAAAGCAAAGGAGAAGGGTGTCTCCCTTATGTTGCCAATTGATGTGGTCATCGCTGATAAGTTTGCTCCTGATGCTAGCAGTCAG GTTGTTCCTGCATCTGCAATTCCTGATGCATGGATGGGTCTGGACATAGGTCCAGATTCAATTTCGGCATTCAGTTCTGCCCTGGAAACTACTCAGACAGTCATTTGGAATGGACCCATGGGAGTTTTCGAATTTGACAAGTTTGCAGTTGGAACCAAG GCAATTGCAAAGAAGTTAGCCGAGCTTAGTGGCAAGGGCGTCAGTACAATAATTGGTGGTGGAGACACCGTTGCAGCTGTTGAGAAGGCAGGTGTCGCCGACTCTATGAGCCACATTTCAACTGGGGGTGGTGCAAGTTTGGAGTTGCTGGAAGGGAAGGAGCTCCCAGGAGTAGCTGCACTGGACGAAGCTTAG
- the LOC136459220 gene encoding phosphoglycerate kinase, cytosolic-like isoform X2 yields MASALAPASFSLARPAVRRAVASAGPGATLRRTGLAAACPPERSLGSHSLGASAGDDPRLAIHVASRCRSASSAGWGTRAAATMAKKSVGDLAAADLEGKRVLVRADLNVPLDDSQNITDDTRVRAAIPTIKYLINNGARVILASHLGRPKGVTTKFSLAPLVPRLSELLGIQVQKADDVVGPEVEKLVSALPNGNVVLLENVRFYKEEEKNDPEFAKKVASLADIYVNDAFGTAHRAHASTEGVTKFLKPSVAGFLLQKELDYLVGAVSNPKRPFAAIIGGSKVSSKIGVIESLLEKCDILLLGGGMIFTFYKAQGYSIGSSLVEDDKLELATSLLKKAKEKGVSLMLPIDVVIADKFAPDASSQVVPASAIPDAWMGLDIGPDSISAFSSALETTQTVIWNGPMGVFEFDKFAVGTKAIAKKLAELSGKGVSTIIGGGDTVAAVEKAGVADSMSHISTGGGASLELLEGKELPGVAALDEA; encoded by the exons ATGGCGTCGGCGTTAGCGCCGGCCTCTTTCTCCCTGGCTCGCCCGGCGGTCCGCCGGGCCGTGGCCTCGGCCGGCCCCGGCGCGACGCTACGCCGAACGGGCCTCGCCGCCGCGTGCCCGCCGGAGCGGTCGCTGGGCTCCCATTCCCTGGGCGCTAGCGCTGGCGACGACCCGCGGCTGGCGATCCACGTTGCTTCGCGCTGCCGCTCTGCGTCGTCGGCCGGGTGGGGGACGCGCGCCGCGGCGACGATGGCCAAGAAGAGCGTCGGCGATCTCGCCGCGGCGGACCTCGAGGGGAAACGCGTGCTCGTGCGCGCCGACCTCAACGTGCCCCTCGACgacagccagaacatcaccgacgATACCCGCGTCCGCGCCGCCATCCCAACCATCAAGTACCTCATTAACAACGGCGCCAGGGTCATCCTCGCCAGTCACCTG GGTCGCCCTAAGGGTGTTACTACCAAGTTTAGCTTGGCTCCCCTTGTACCAAGGTTGTCTGAACTTCTAGGTATACAG GTGCAAAAGGCAGATGATGTTGTTGGACCAGAAGTTGAGAAATTGGTGTCTGCACTGCCAAATGGTAATGTTGTGCTCCTTGAAAATGTTAGATTCTACAAGGAGGAAGAAAAGAATGACCCAGAGTTTGCAAAGAAGGTTGCCTCCTTAGCAGATATTTATGTGAACGATGCCTTTGGAACCGCTCACAGAGCACATGCGTCAACTGAGGGAGTTACCAAGTTCTTGAAGCCCTCTGTGGCAGGGTTCCTTTTGCAGAAG GAGCTTGATTACCTTGTAGGAGCCGTTTCAAACCCTAAACGACCATTTGCTGCTATTATTGGTGGCTCCAAAGTGTCATCTAAGATCGGAGTTATTGAATCACTACTGGAGAAATGTGACATCCTTCTCTTGGGTGGTGGTATGATCTTCACGTTTTACAAGGCACAAGGATACTCAATAGGTTCTTCCTTGGTTGAAGATGACAAGCTTGAGCTTGCGACCTCTCTCCTTAAAAAAGCAAAGGAGAAGGGTGTCTCCCTTATGTTGCCAATTGATGTGGTCATCGCTGATAAGTTTGCTCCTGATGCTAGCAGTCAG GTTGTTCCTGCATCTGCAATTCCTGATGCATGGATGGGTCTGGACATAGGTCCAGATTCAATTTCGGCATTCAGTTCTGCCCTGGAAACTACTCAGACAGTCATTTGGAATGGACCCATGGGAGTTTTCGAATTTGACAAGTTTGCAGTTGGAACCAAG GCAATTGCAAAGAAGTTAGCCGAGCTTAGTGGCAAGGGCGTCAGTACAATAATTGGTGGTGGAGACACCGTTGCAGCTGTTGAGAAGGCAGGTGTCGCCGACTCTATGAGCCACATTTCAACTGGGGGTGGTGCAAGTTTGGAGTTGCTGGAAGGGAAGGAGCTCCCAGGAGTAGCTGCACTGGACGAAGCTTAG
- the LOC136456700 gene encoding uncharacterized protein, whose protein sequence is MELASTDLAALGAAELVRVSASIPRAAPRTFALLTACLVFPLSFAVLAHSLFTHPILRRIQGATHNELAQWLRLFAYQFLYLIVLFTFSLLSTAAAVFTVASLYAAKPASISSSLAALPPILPRLLRTFLWVSLLMLAYHLVFALTVLLLIVVFIPNASESAPPSLSFVLFLVVVVFVFLGIHVYISALWHLASVISVLEPLCGLAAMAKSKQLLQGRTGTAATLVVSYFAVCGVTSLLFRAAVVKGRAEEGSFGLALPGRLLVGAVLVCVLVCVNLLGLLVQSVFYYACKAFHNQQIDRTALYEHLGGYLGEYVPLKSNIQMENL, encoded by the coding sequence ATGGAGCTGGCGTCGACCGACCTCGCGGCGCTGGGCGCGGCGGAGCTGGTCCGCGTGTCGGCGTCGATCCCGCGCGCGGCTCCCCGCACCTTCGCGCTGCTCACCGCCTGCCTCGTCTTCCCGCTCTCCTTCGCCGTGCTCGCGCACTCCCTCTTCACCCACCCCATCCTGCGCCGCATCCAGGGCGCCACCCACAACGAGCTCGCGCAGTGGCTCAGGCTCTTCGCCTACCAGTTCCTCTACCTCATCGTCCTCTtcaccttctccctcctctccaccgccgccgccgtcttcaCCGTCGCCTCGCTCTACGCTGCCAAGCCCGCGTCCATCTCCTCCTCGCTCGCCGCGCTGCCCCCCATCCTGCCCCGCCTCCTCCGCACCTTCCTCTGGGTCTCCCTCCTCATGCTCGCCTACCACCTCGTCTTCGCGCTCACCGTCCTCCTGCTCATCGTCGTCTTCATCCCCAACGCGTCCGAGTCCGCGCCGCCCTCGCTCTCCTTCGTCCtcttcctcgtcgtcgtcgtcttcgtcttccTCGGGATCCACGTCTACATCTCCGCGCTGTGGCACCTCGCCAGCGTCATCTCCGTGCTCGAGCCGCTCTGCGGgctcgccgccatggccaagagCAAGCAGCTGCTCCAGGGCCGCACCGGCACCGCGGCCACGCTCGTCGTCTCCTACTTCGCGGTCTGCGGCGTCACCTCGTTGCTGTTCCGTGCCGCCGTCGTTAAGGGGCGCGCCGAGGAGGGGAGCTTCGGCCTGGCCTTGCCCGGGCGGCTGCTTGTCGGCGCCGTGCTGGTGTGCGTTCTTGTCTGTGTCAATCTGCTGGGACTGCTCGTGCAGAGCGTCTTCTACTACGCCTGCAAGGCCTTCCACAACCAGCAGATTGACCGGACTGCATTGTATGAGCACCTTGGAGGGTACCTTGGGGAGTACGTGCCACTCAAGAGCAATATCCAGATGGAGAACCTTTGA